Proteins encoded in a region of the Cydia splendana chromosome 19, ilCydSple1.2, whole genome shotgun sequence genome:
- the LOC134800133 gene encoding sucrose-6-phosphate hydrolase-like: protein MADTVLKLTVTLLLSFSIITEGQDVKDRYYPRYHLAPPYGWMNDPNGFSVFNNEYHLFYQHNPNSSFTSTVVHWGHAKSPDLVHWEHLPIALYPDQWYDAGGVFSGSTLVENDTMHVFYTGNINLEGQTPSTANKQAYATSTDGVTFTKYAGNPIIPAEDRQPNIRDPKVWKHGDTYYMVLGNSYNNDTLGRVLLYSSTDKTTWKEESILDQSNGTMGYMWECPDFFELGGKFVLLFSPQGVAAQGDKYQNLYQTGYILGDFDYSTHQFTPTSEFKELDHGHDVYATQTLLDNDGRRIVVAWMDMWERNYPESYDGFTGLMTLPRELTLSSDGILIQKPVEGISRAKGRTLLPVRSYKYRNSRNYILRNKAGEINVHADGSKDLKLYIESGPVQVSISYDADKGQVTLDRGGTDGIRRTEWKPDGQLKWRIFVDASSIELFCGEGEVTFTSRFFPEGPVEVRLAQQSRAEHISVHEIQRTVPHGGYYNKHWCFLCHIG, encoded by the coding sequence ATGGCGGACACAGTTTTAAAGTTAACTGTAACCTTACTCTTGTCATTCAGTATTATAACGGAAGGTCAAGATGTGAAAGACAGGTACTACCCCCGCTACCACCTGGCTCCACCCTACGGTTGGATGAACGACCCCAACGGCTTCAGTGTCTTCAACAACGAGTACCATCTCTTCTACCAGCACAACCCTAACAGCAGCTTCACGTCTACAGTCGTCCACTGGGGCCACGCCAAGAGCCCCGACCTTGTCCACTGGGAACACCTCCCCATCGCCTTGTACCCTGACCAGTGGTACGATGCAGGTGGAGTATTTTCTGGTAGCACTCTTGTCGAAAACGACACTATGCATGTATTCTACACCGGCAACATCAACTTAGAAGGACAAACGCCTAGCACCGCAAATAAGCAAGCGTACGCAACGAGCACAGACGGAGTCACTTTTACTAAATACGCAGGCAACCCGATCATACCCGCTGAGGATCGACAACCTAATATCCGTGACCCCAAAGTTTGGAAGCATGGGGACACTTACTACATGGTTTTGGGGAATTCTTACAACAACGACACCTTAGGCCGCGTTCTTCTTTACTCATCCACTGACAAGACTACTTGGAAAGAAGAATCTATCCTCGATCAATCTAATGGCACCATGGGTTACATGTGGGAATGCCCTGATTTCTTTGAGCTCGGCGGGAAGTTTGTACTCCTGTTTTCGCCTCAAGGAGTCGCAGCCCAGGGGGATAAGTATCAAAATTTGTATCAAACTGGTTATATACTTGGCGATTTCGACTACTCGACACACCAATTTACTCCTACATCTGAATTCAAGGAACTCGATCACGGCCACGATGTTTATGCTACTCAGACTCTCTTGGACAACGATGGTCGCCGAATTGTTGTGGCATGGATGGATATGTGGGAAAGGAATTATCCTGAGAGCTATGATGGTTTCACTGGCTTAATGACTTTACCTAGAGAATTGACGCTTTCTTCCGACGGCATTTTAATTCAGAAGCCAGTAGAAGGAATATCAAGAGCTAAAGGTCGCACCTTGCTCCCTGTAAGAAGTTATAAATACAGAAACTcaagaaattatatcttaaGAAACAAAGCTGGAGAAATTAATGTCCATGCTGATGGTTCTAAAGATCTTAAATTATACATTGAATCTGGTCCGGTTCAAGTATCGATTTCCTACGATGCAGATAAAGGGCAGGTGACTCTCGATCGTGGAGGCACCGACGGTATTCGTCGTACTGAATGGAAGCCTGATGGACAGTTGAAGTGGAGAATCTTTGTGGACGCGAGCTCTATCGAACTGTTCTGTGGAGAAGGCGAGGTGACGTTCACAAGCCGATTCTTTCCTGAAGGGCCCGTTGAAGTCCGTTTAGCGCAGCAGTCCAGGGCCGAGCATATTAGTGTGCATGAGATACAGCGTACTGTCCCTCATGGTGGCTATTATAACAAGCATTGGTGTTTCCTTTGTCATATTGGGTGA